A genomic window from Lotus japonicus ecotype B-129 chromosome 1, LjGifu_v1.2 includes:
- the LOC130727760 gene encoding AP-4 complex subunit mu-like, producing the protein MMISQFFVLSQRGDNIVFRDYRGEVQKGSAETFFRKVKFWKEDAEGDAPPVFNVDGVNYFHVKAAGLLFVATTRVNVSPSLVLGLLQRIARVIKDYLGVLNEDSFRKNFVLVYELLDEMIDFGYVQTTSTELLKSYVFNEPIMIDAARLPPMGPASIFMQGTKRMPGTAITKSVFANESGGKKREEIFVDVIEKISVTFNSSGFILTSEIDGTIQMKSYLTGNPEIRLALNEDLSIGTSDYRGSGAVILDDCNFHESVHLDSFDVDRTLSLVPPDGEFPVMNYRMTQPFKPPFRINALIEETGPLKAEVTIKIRAEFNSSINANTVLVQMPLPTSTARVNFELEPGAVGHTTDFKETNKRLEWGIKKVVGGSEHTLRAKLTLSHEFHGNIMKEAGPLSMTFTIPMYNASRLQVKYLQIAKKSKAHNPYRWVRYVTQANSYVARL; encoded by the exons ATGATGATTTCTCAGTTCTTCGTGCTTTCTCAGAGAGGCGACAACATCGTCTTCCGCGACT ATCGCGGTGAAGTGCAAAAAGGAAGTGCTGAGACATTCTTCCGAAAAGTCAAGTTCTGGAAAGAGGATGCTGAAGGAGATGCTCCTCCTGTTTTT AATGTAGATGGTGTGAACTACTTCCATGTGAAGGCTgctgggttgttatttgttgctACAACTAGAGTCAATGTCTCCCCTTCTCTTGTTTTGGGGCTTTTGCAACGAATCGCGCGTGTTATCAAGGATTACCTTGGTGTTCTTAATGAGGATTCTTTTAGGAAGAACTTTGTGCTTGTGTATGAATTGCTGGATGAAATGATC GATTTTGGTTATGTGCAAACAACATCTACTGAACTTTTGAAGTCATATGTTTTCAATGAGCCAATTATGATTGATGCTGCGCGGCTTCCTCCCATGGGTCCTGCTTCCATTTTTATG CAAGGGACCAAACGAATGCCAGGTACAGCTATTACAAAATCTGTTTTTGCTAATGAATCTGGTGGTAAGAAGAGGGAAGAGATCTTTGTTGATGTAATTGAGAAAATAAGTGTTACATTCAACTCTAGT GGATTTATACTTACTAGTGAGATAGATGGCACCATTCAAATGAAGAGTTATCTTACTGGTAACCCAGAGATTCGACTTGCTCTCAATGAGGACCTGAGTATAGGAACAAGTG ATTATAGAGGTTCAGGTGCCGTGATTTTAGATGATTGCAACTTCCATGAGTCTGTACACCTTGATAGTTTTGATGTTGACCGAACTTTATCATTG GTACCACCAGATGGGGAATTTCCTGTCATGAATTATCGTATGACTCAACCATTTAAGCCACCCTTTCGTATTAATGCATTGATTGAAGAAACAGGACCCCTCAAG GCTGAAGTGACCATTAAAATACGTGCTGAATTCAACTCAAGCATCAATGCTAATACAGTTCTTGTACAGATGCCACTACCAACATCTACGGCTCG tGTTAATTTTGAGTTAGAACCTGGAGCAGTTGGTCACACAACTGATTTTAAGGAAACAAATAAAAGACTGGAATGGGGCATAAAAAAG GTTGTTGGTGGTTCTGAACATACTTTACGAGCAAAACTGACACTTTCACATGAGTTTCATG GAAACATCATGAAAGAAGCAGGGCCTCTTAGCATGACTTTCACTATACCTATGTACAATGCTTCAAGGCTTCAG GTGAAGTACTTGCAAATAGCAAAGAAGTCAAAAGCACATAATCCATACCGATGGGTTAGATATGTAACCCAAGCAAACTCGTATGTTGCTCGGTTGTAA